TCCCATGTTCCTAGACTAAaggacttaatattgttaaaatgtcatgctacccaaagcaatctacagatttaatgaaatctCAAATCcccaaaacatttttttgcagaaatagaaaaacccatcctaaaattcatatggaatctcagggaactcaaatagccaaaacaatcttgacaaagaacaaagctggaagtctcacacttcctcatttcaaaatttactacaaagctgTAGTCATCAAAAGAGTGTGGTCCTGGCATAGAGACAGATATCGACCAATGGAATACAGAACCCAGAAACGAACCCtcgcatatatggtcaaatgatttttgacaagggttcTGTGCCCACTtgatggggaaaggacagtctattcaacaactggtgctgggaaaactggaaatccacatgccaaagaatgaagctggacccttaTATAAGTAGAACACCACATAAAAAAACCacctcaaaatggatcaaggacctaaatggaagacctaaaataataaaactcttagaagaaaccaCAGGGCAAAAGCTTTGTGACACTGGATTTGGAAATGACACCAAAGGCagaagcaacaaaaggaaaatagacaaattagacttcatgaaaagtaaaatattttgtgcatcaaaagacactcCAGGGAGTAAAAAGGCAACAAGGGAGGGAAGGACGAACAGGTGGAACACAGAGAATTTTTTAGGGCACCACGACGACTCTGCACAATagtataatggtggatacatgtcatcacatatttgtccaaacccacagaaggtAAACACCAAAAACGAACCCTAATTTATGTATCAATATGTTGgcctttgggtgataatgacatGTCAATGCAGGTTCACCCATAATAAATGTACCCTCTGCTGGGGGACGCTGATAATGGGCAGGCCGCGCCTGTGGCGGGGAAGGGGTATTTATGCGAAATCTCTGTACCgtcctcttaattttgctgtcAATCTgtaactgcttttaaaaaataaagtctttaaaaaaaataaagaaggcaacccgcagaatgggagaaatatttgcaaatcatgtatctggaAGGGAATTAATACCCTGTGTAGAGAACCTGTAAAACCACCAACACGATTCAAAACTAAGCAAATGACACGAACAGGCaaacacacaaatggccaataagcatgcgAAAGATACGCAGCGTgcttagtcactagggaaatgcaaatcaggacCATCAAAccagagacccacctcagacccaTTAGTAAGATGACAACTGTCAAAAAGACCAGAAAACAGCAACTGCTGGTAAGAACGTGGAGGAACTGGGACCCCTGTGCcctgctggggagcagctgctgtGGGAACACAgtatggcatttcctcaaaacattaaacagatccagcaattctgcttctgggtGTCCCAGAAGCACCGAAAGCAAGGCCTTAAGGAGGTAACTTGCACACCCACATTCACAGCAGCCAAAGGTGGAAGAACCCAGGTGTCCACTGAAGATGCAGTCTTATCCACACGATGGAACATgaatcagccttaaaaaggaaggaaatcctggcaCCTGCTACAACAGGGTTGAACCTGACAGTGACATAAGCCGGCAAAGGAggacactgtgtgattccacttatgtgaagtCCCTGGaggttcacagagacagaaagtagggggTGGGCACTGGGAGCCAGTGTGTAATGGGGGCAGAGTCTCAGTTTGGGAAGACGGAAAGTTCCGGAGATCCGCTGCACAACAGTGTGCATGCAGTTCACACAACTGTCCTGCGTGCTTAAGCACGGTTAAGGTGGGGAATTGTACGTAATGTGTactttaccacaaaaaaaagaaatctggctTCGATCCTGTGGCCAACGGAGAGGGACCCCAGGGGACAATTATTCATCGGGGGCCGTACGAGCTCTGCTAGGGGAACACGCAGAGGGAAACAGCTAGGAGCCCGCAACCCTCCTGCTGGCACTGGGCCCCGCTCCAGGCCCCTGCCTGCTCCGCTCCCCCGGCCGGCACACCACACTCGGCCTCACCCACAAGCCCCCACTATGAGCCCCCCGCCCCACGAGCCCCTCACCTAGCAAGCCTCCGTAGGAAGACGTCTGCTTGGGTGGCACGCCGAAGAAGAGCTGTCCTATCCTGTCGAGGTACTGGAAGAGGCACAGGCGTGGTCGCGGAGGGCGCTGAGCCGAGGCTGCACGCGGACCCCGCGCACAgtgtctctccccctccccctccagcggCTGCCCCCCCGCCTCACCTCGTTGTACATGGGGTCCCGCCGGAGGGATGGCTGGTACTGTTCACACAGCACCGTGAACACCGTCAGCTTCCCCCTGGAACAGGACAGAGCGCAGCATAGCCGATGCCCACACGAGACCAAGGACGTGGACAGAAACCGCACGACTCCACCCCCCCACGCGCTCACCCACACATCTCTGCGTGCTTCCACGCACACGTGTGCGCCCCTCCACACAAGCACGTGCGCACGCCTCACCCACACGCCTCTACACGCACGCAGGCACGCTCACCCATCGACGGCCAGCAGCAGAAACCAGAGGAAGTTGAGCAGGGGCTGCACGAAGGGAGGGCCGCTCTCGATGGACGGGTGTTTCCGTGTGTACGTCGTGAACACCACTGACGCGCTGCTCttgttttttaaacagagaaacCTGGAAATAAGATCCCAGTGAGTGGGCACACCTGACCGGAGGAGGAGGAAACGGGTTTCTACAAGCGCCTGCCCAGAGGGCCCCATGTGGCCCGTGCCCCCGTGCAACACACCGAGGGCACCAGCCAGGCCCCTCGCATGGACCAGCCACCCCAGGGAGTCCCAAGGTTTATGGCCGGGGAGAACTAACTTGAGAAGGTGACGTGTTCAAGCTCAGCAGATCCAGGAGACGGCAGGGCTCCCTGAACCTGTCCCACACCTGTCTGCCCCTGCCCGCGAGAGCACGGTGGCCCAGAGGCTGCCCGGGCTCCTGTTTCCGCCCCGTGGAGGGCGTGTCCACGGCCGGACTTCACTGTGGTGCACGCCCTCGACAGAGGCGGATGGGCGAGAAAGGGCTCGCGCCAGACGAAACACTGCCAGCACATGCCAAAGCCAGGGCCAGCGAGTCCTGGATTTTAAACAGGTTTCGTTTTCAAAGTCGCAGATTCAGCAACAAGTGGTGACATGTCAGAGCTCGGAAGCTCCCCGTCCACCCCAACTCATGGGACACACCCCATCCCAAGGCCCGGCCACCAGATGCAAGTGCTTTCCTAGGAGGGAGTAATCTCATCGACAGACACGTGGTGGGACAAACACATGGTCCAGTGGGAAGGGAGGTCAGGCCCCAGGTCACCCAACGTGTGCTCTCGGCTGTGTGAGCCCAACAGGATGCTCACGCCTCTAGCGACTCTGCTGTGTTTCAGTATCTTCAAAATAAATTGtcgagagaaaacaaaagaagaggaggCCCAACGGGGACAGAGGGGCAGAGACACAGAGCTGGGGTGCAGAGTGGGCGGGCAACTCCCCCATCACTGTGTCTGGACGCACAAAACACCTGGGAAGGCAAACGGCCTTTGAACAAAGGCTGTGATGCACGCGCACGTAACATCCCAGGAGGCTGAAAATTTGGTAAGTGTACGTGTCCTAAAAAAAATAGTTGCACAACACTAACCACCGCCCCCAAACGTGATAGATAATGgggaaaatagaaaatcaatGGCAACAAAACGCTAATTTAAAGCACAGAAAGTACTTCTACCGCCAATGGAAACGTTTACAAGTCGGCCTAGGGGAGCTGAGGGGCACGTCTGGGGTGGCCGGAGGTCAGCAGCAGGGGTCACACTGGGGGACGTGAGCTGCGTGTGGGACACTGAGTGACTTCAGGCCTGTCCTCACGCGAGGCTCAACCAGAGGCTAGCCCTGGACCCCAGGGGGCCACGGACGCAAGGGCCGGACAGCAAGCGGGTACCTACTGGAGGACAGCCTGGGCCACGAACATGTCCACCTCGCTGCGGAAGCCCCGGGCCGTGGAGTACTCCACCAGCATGTTGGCACAGCCCTCCCCGTCGCTGGAGTGCAGGAAGTGGTACCGGGACTCGCAGTAGTTCTGTTCTGCGGAGGCAGGCAAGCAGGCAGCTGTGAgtgcccctcctccccctgccccgcaGGCAGGGAGGATGGCGGTCCTACGTCATCGCCGCGCTGACTTCCACCTGGGCTGTGTCCCCAGCAGAGACCAGACTGTCCCCACTCGAATCGGGGTCACCTGGGAGCTGGACAGGAAGGCGGCCTCAAGCCCTGGGGCAGAACCCGCATCCCGCCAGTGCGGTGTGTGCACGACGGAGCCCAGCGGCCCTCTTGGCCCCGAGTCTGCCGTTCTGACGAGGACCAGGACAGGGCTGGATGCCAGCCCTCCAGGACGGTGCTTCCTCTGATGCTCTGCTGTTCTGAGCCTTTGACTCTAAACCGGCTACTGAGCTCTAAGGGGGTTCTAATGGTCTGTTTTCTTAAAAAGCGACCAAGCTCCCAACCTCCCCAGTTTCACCtggacacacacaccccctccgcCCCCTTGGATCCACCCTCCACGCCGATGGCTCTCACCCAGAGCGACTCGACCCCTACTCCAGACGCAGGGAAAGGTCTGGAGCCGGCGTCAGCCGTCACAGCTGGGGGTGCTTCTGGCACCTAGCTGGGGAGCCCAGGGATGCCACTCGGCACCCTGCAGCGCGGGAAGGACGCCCGGGGTCAGCGGTGCTAAGGCAGAGACCCAGTTCCAGGGCAGCCCCCCAGTTCCCACTCACACGCCGCACTGGCTCCCTCTCCTTCCGGACAGAGGGCACGCCTCCCAGGCTGGGCCTTCTCCCACCTTCCACCAGCACTCTCCTCCCACCTGGGCACCCCCAGATCGCCACTGCCCCCCAGCATCAGCTCCCAGCACTGCAGGTGACTTCAGAGAAGAGCGTGCTCTGTGTCGTTGTGTTCTGTTGgtctcctctccctccagccccaagAGCGACCTTTCGGTTTTAGAGCCTCCACGTGAGAAGAGAAATCCGGCAGGCCACTAGGCGCCCTCAAGCCCCGGAGAGGCGCCTGCGCGAAACCCCAGCGGAGCGGGGACACCGAGAGTAGGCAGGTCTCCCACGGCGCCCTGCACAGCATGGCGGGCCCCGGGCCACACCACACGCCTGCCTGGAGGCCGCCCACCGCCGGGGCCCTGCAGATGCCCCTCAGCACGGCCTCCCACAGGTGCGGGGCCCGCTGGCCTCACTCGCCATCCGTTCCTGACGTGACACCGTAAGATGCCTGGGTCTTGAGGCTCAAACATTTAATGTTAAATATACGAAAGCTTAACAGCTCTCGACCCCAGCGAGGCCTCTGAGCAGCTCTTCAGCCACTGAGCAGGTGCCACACTCCCTGCTTCACGCCAGGCGCCGGTCCCAGTAACACGGGTCCCACAGACACGGGccccctccagctctgcctggcACCTTGGCACACAGGCTGAGTGAGGCGGGTGTGAATCGAGGCACTGATGCTGCAGGTGGCCCGCACGGCCGACGAGGCAGTGCGGAGGGCGGCCGCTGGCTGAACGGAACCATCGACAGAGCCCCAGCACGAGCGTCCAGAGGTCTCTAGACCTTCCAAATTCCCACAGCCTCAGACAGACGAGGTCGGGCCCGCTCGCGCGATCCCAAGACACCTGCCCAAGGTCGCCGTCCCTCCGCCTGACCCCACCCGGGTGACGGCCCGTGAGGACGAGGCACAGAGCCGACCTGGCCGGTGGGGCCCAGACCCCTGGACCACCACGTGGATGAGCTGCACACACGGCCGCCACGCGAGGCCCCAGGTGCCACAGCTCCCTCACACCCACCCAAGAGTGACTCAGGCCGCTCCCCTTCCTCTGCCTGAGCCCGGGCCTGACCCCCTCTCGTGGACTGAACAGCCCCCGCAAACGCTCACTTAGAAGACAACAGAAGTGCTGGCAGAACGCCGGTGGCGGAAGGACCGGGGGAAGGACGTCCTGGAAGGAGGCCCCAGCGCGGGGGAACGGGTGGCCGGCAGGGGACCGGAAGCTCCATTAAAGGGAACGCCCCGCCCACCCGAGCGCAGCAGGTGTTCACACTCAGAGCAGCGGCGGCTTGGGACTCTGAGggccaccccccaacccccgtcAGCAGCGCAGATGATTGTAATTGATCCGAACGGACCCTGCCAGCAGCAGCCCGGAGAGCATCAGAAGGGCCGCCTGTTCCCTGGCCCACCTGCCCGCAGGGGCCCCCGCCCACCCACGGCCTACCTTTCCACAGGGTGCGGGCCAGCAGCTGGTGGAGCCGGGGGTGGCCCAGCTTCCCGGACCCCCCACTGGACCACTTCAGGGCTCGAGACACAAATGCCACTCGCTCCGGGGAGTTGGGATCCATCAGGCTGAACAGCTTGGCCAGACTTTCTGCAAACGACACCCACACAAGCCTGAGCCAGAGGAAGCCGCGGCTGCTGCCGTGTTATGCAGCTCACAGAAATTAATTAAGAACAACTGGTTCACGTTGAAAGAAAGCGCAGAAGCGGCAGGCACACCGGGGGGGTCCTGGGGCCACCCCAACCGTCCTCACTGTGACGCCTCCCCACAGCTGAGCCTGTGTCGGGGAGCAGAAGGGAGGGGGGCCGCCCCAGTGGGGATCCGCGCGCGCCTCTCCGGCCGGGCAGCTCGCAGCAGGGCTCGCCCAACGGGGCAGGGGCTCCAGACCACGTGGCACCCACCACGCACCAGGGAGGCTGGGTGCgtctgggggggtgggggcaggggaatgGCGTGGTGATGTGGCAACGGCACGCGTGTCCACTCCATCTCACCCAGCAGCTCCTCGACCACCTCGACCTCCGCCTTCTCCAGCGACTCCAGGACCAGCATGGACAAATCAGCTGCACTGTTTTGCTATAAAACATACAAAAGGACTGTCAGTGGGACGCGAGGCTCTGGCCCGTTTTCAGAAGACGGTGAGGCTGGGCAGTGGCTCTGGTTTCCAGTTAGAAACCAGCGACCGACTGCACCTAAGAGATGGTTCTGAGCACCAAGGCCACTAGCCTTCAGGCCCCACACTGGTGCTGGGACACAGGGGCGCTCAGCCCAGGCTGCCCACCAGGCTTCTCCCTGGCCCCCCCACGCCAACCCTGGCCCCGGGCAGACGGCTCACCTGGCCGTGGCTGAAGAACAGCAGAGCTCCTGAGCACATGAGCTCGCGGGCCTCGGCGTGCTTGCTCTGGGCCATGTACCTGCACGGAGAGAAGGGCAGGGCCGGCCAGGGCCGGGATCTCACAGGGCTCGTTTCAGAGATGAGATCCCAAAGACTCGGCCTCCGAGTAGGAAGCGAGCACCCGCCCCACATACGCCTCCGCTGAGAACGGAGCGGAGCTGGGCTTCGGGTCCCGAGGGCACCTCCCGGAGCTGCCCCCGACCCCCGTCTGTCCAGGCCGGTGCTGGGCGCCCACGGCCCAGCCCTCCCGCCCACGAGGCGCCCCGCGGCAGCAGCAGCGCCGTCTGATgacagtgtgccaggcactctctCCGCCCAAACGGACCAGAAGCAGAGCCTCCCTGCAGCTGGGCAGGGGTCTCAGCAGAGGGACCAGCGGGGGGCCAGAGGCCACTTCCAGCTTCAAGCACAGGCCTGGCTGTGGTGAGGGGCAGCAAGAACCGGGCGAGGGCCACATGTTGGGGCCGAGGGCCTGCCGGGCCGccccctctgctgccccctccACCCCGACCACTTTCCACCGGGGACGTTTCTCACCAGGGACGGAAGCTGGGAAAAGCCGGCTTGCCGAACTGCAGACGGATGAGAGCCTGACAGGCAACCCGGCACACACGGGACAGAAAGGATGCTCCGTCCACGATAAGTGAGACAGACGTTCAggggggcggggccaggcccGAGCTGAGTGCAGGACACCGAGCCCACGGCTGCACGTTCCTCTCGGGGACGATCAGGAAGGAAACCCGCCCAGCCGGTCAGACCTGCGTCCCGGCCCAGACAAGCGGAGTCAGAGACGAGGCCTGCAGGCGCGCGCTGGAGGCGGAGACGGAGCCAGGGGAGTCCCGCTGCCCTCTGGCTCGCGGCCCGAGGCTCAGGCCGGGACCAACCACAGAAAAGGACTGTTGTGCACCAGGCTCGGGAGCAGCAGCCCCGTCCCAGTCAGCACCCGGGCTGGACCAGGAGAACCCCGCGCACCTCGAGGGGCAGACGGGGCACCTGGGGGCGTGGGCATGGAACGGGGCCTTCTGGAAAAATGAGCCCTCACGCCGCCACCGGCACAGACGCCCGGACGGCGGGCACGCCTCCTAGGGGACAGTCACGCAGCCCCGCTCAGCTCTGGGGACACGACAGGGCTCCGGACTCTCCTCCCCAGGCACAGCAAGAGATGAATGCCTAGAAGGTTGGGGAGGGAGCGGAGCCCTGAGAGGCAGACAGGCTGGATTCCTGGGGCGGCTTCCCCAGTGACCAAAGCCGCACGGCCCTGGGCAGCCCTGCCCTGCAGGAGGGGGCCTGGAGCTGGAAACCCCGCAGCAGCGACAGGCACCCTGAAAGCCGGACGTGCTCTCTGGGCACCGCAGAGCCCTGGCAAGGGCGGATGTGGCTCCCCGGTGCCCGAGCCGGAGGGGGCGGGGTGCCACCGAGGCCTGGGGGCCCAGAGCaccaccgcccctcccccaccgcagccccccaccccccccccgcgCTGCGTCTGTGCAATCGTtcattttgcacttttttttttttttaaagcagagcaTAGACACAAGCGTTAACACTAACGACGCAGACGCAGTGTCTACCCCACGCCCTCTCCCGGGCGCTCCATCCTACCCCCAGGTGGTTGAGTACACAGGTTTGAAGttcctctttcaaaaaatttcttCATTTGATTTAAGACACAAAACACCCACAATTGACACTCATCTCAGGAAGGCCCCTGGGCAGCGAGGCCCCTTTCACAGTTAAATCCTGGCGGGTGCAGAGGCCCCTCCAGGCCACAGGCCACCCTACAGAGCAGTCGCCAAAGTACCGACAACCCATCAGGCCTGGAAAACGGACCCTCCCCCGTCCCTGCAGAGAGAAGGCTGGAGAGGCAAGGGAGCGCCCTGGGCACCCGCACCTTCGAGGAGACGGAGCTCAGCCTCTCTCAGAACCATTGGCTCCTGCCCCGGGCGGCGGCACCCCACCCCCCATAAGTCCAACCTCCCGGGCTGCCCagttcctcctctcctcctcaaaCTGCTGGGGGACACAGTGTAAGTGAATTAAAATAGCACAGATTGGTGAACTTATCCAGCAGGTGAATGGGCAAACTGTAGTCCACCCATACGATGGAACACCACTCAACAATAGAAATTAACTAACGATACACATAAAGGCGAATCTTGAAATGATCGTGCTGAGGGAATTCAGAAAGCCGCATAAAAAGAGGACGTACTGTACAATCCTACGTACATAAAAGTCCAGAAAACGCAAACCCATCTACCATGACAGAGAGATCAGCGGGCACCTGGGGGCAAGTGGTGAAGAATTCACTGTAAAGGCAGGTGAGAAGGCTTTTGGGGATGATGGGTATTTTCAGTACCTCGATTGGTGATAATTTCttgggtgtatacatatgtcaaaacccatcaagttttacattttatataaacacTTAAAAGCACTTATTTATAGAAAGACATCAAAAGAGCGAAGCTGACTTCTCAGGGCCCCCGTGCAGAGCTCTAAACCAGGGCTGCAAGCGCAGGTCTGAACGTGGACGGTACCCAGCAGAGACAGGGACGACTCCAGGCCTATTCAGCTGGGCCCCCGGACAGCCACAACTGCTACGGTGCCTGAGTTCACCGCATCCCCCAAAGAGGCCCACAGGAGACCACTTACTTCTCAGGAGTTCTGAAGAGATGTAAGAACCCCTAAAAGATCAAAGAGgaagccaaggctcagagaagagaTTCAACAAGTTGTCCTGGATCACAGGtcacagagcagagagagaacGCGAACCCAGGTCAAGGCCGGGCTGGTGGACGGCCTGCATCTGTCCCCACGTCACCACAAAGCACACTCTGCGCACAGAGACTGGCCTCTTCAAAGCTAATCAACAATCACGCTCCTGGTACAGCAGCAACTGCAGAACTGGCTCAAAACAAGGAACACCATGTTTATCTTTGGGAAGATCCAGTTTTGTTGACTAGTCACCGGGGCAAATACTTTATATAAAAGTCCCCAAGAAAAGCAAGCACCACGACAAATCTTGAGCGCTACGAAAGCTCCCCATCACACAGATCTGACTGGCTAAGCTGCCAGGCCGAAAGCTCGACGTTACAGACCTTAGAGCCTACTTACATCTTTGGCTCATCCCGTGAAGAACAATCAACTCACCCCTACCGGGTCCTCTGGCGCCGGAGCTCAAACTCGGTCTGGGACACGAAGCGTTACGTCTAAACCCAACTACAACCAAAGCAGAAAGTACTGCCAGAGTTCCCAAAATATTGATTCAACTTGCTATtggaagaagaaatttaaatctAGGCCTAAACGGTgtaaggcaggcatgaatgccttTAGATATCACAGCAAAGTATTTGCTGTTCTGCACCAGTTTAGAACGAAAAGGCATTCCACAGAACAGACGAAATCCTCTAAAACTATCTTTAAATGCTAACGAGTGTCTCAAATGTTTTCTGGCAAGAAACCTGAAGGCTAACAGAACGTGTGTAATATACAGGAATGCCTTACACATGTAAGAACTAAAAAACTACAGCAGTAGCTGCATGACAGCAGAAACGGTGTGACACACTGCAGTCCAAAAGAAAACTGAGCTAGGTTTAAGAAAACCTAAATTCCTAAGGCCACactaaaaaaagacattttatttaatccaatatattCAAGCATCACTTCAACGTGCGATCAAGAGTTGAAGGTTCCTAATACCTGACATTTTCTCTGCGCTAAGTCTTTGAAGGCCGTGTTTTTACCCTCACCGCCCAGGCCGTTAGGGACTCACATTTCAGAAGCTCAACTGCCGCACGTGGCCAGGCAGCGCAGGTACAACAAAAATACCGGCTTTATGGGAACAGCTGGTTTAGTAACAAGACACTCGGGTGAGCAAGGGCTACACAACAAGAGGAGAAAGACGTTTACAGCCTCGCGACGGGACTCCCAGAGGCAGGAAAACCGTGGAACTCAGAGCTGGGGCTTCAAACCCAAAGGCGCTCGGGGcggtggagggggagggtggtCTGGGCCGGGGACTGGGGTCCGGAGTCTGCGTCTGCGGTTCGGGTCTGGGTCCGGAGTCTGGGGTCTCGGCCAGGGCTTTGGGTCTGGGTCCGGAGTCTGGGCCGGATCAGGGTTCTGGGGCGGGCTCCGGAGTCTGGGCCGGGTCTGGGGTCTTGACCAGGGGTCTGCGTTGGGTCTGGGGCTCGGCCAGGGGTTTGGGCCGGAGTCCAGAATCTGGGCCGGGTCTGGGGTCTCGGTCTGCGTCGGCTTCCAGAGTCCGGGCTGGGTCTGGGGTCTCAGTCTGCGTCTGAGTCCAGAGTCTGGGCGGAGTCTGGGGTCTCGGTCACGGTTCTGGGTCGGGGTCCCGGGTCTCGCTCCCCGGCCGCAGCCCTCCCCCGGACGCCGCACGGCCCCTGCTCCCACCGCCCAGGCGACGGACAGCGGCATGGGCCAATGGGGGCGCGGGGCGGCGCGGCGCGGCCAATGGGAAGCGGCAGAGGGCGGGGCACCGGACTCGGCGGCCGGGCGGAAAGCCCTGGAAGGCGGCGGCCGCGGCGCAGTGGCTACCTGAAGAAGAGGGTCCGGTACATCTGGTGCGCCTCATAATAGTCGCCCTTCTCGACGCTGGCCCGCAGCTTGCCCTCCACGCGCTGGACGCCGCCGCGGTTGCGGGCGCCGTTCCGGGCGCTCTCCTGCTCGGCCATCGCCGCCGCCGCCATCAGGCCGGCGCTCCGCGCAGGGCCGACGCTGTCGCAGGCGCGGTCGGCGGCGCCTCGCGGCTTCCGTCCCGGCGGCCGCCCGAAGCCTTCTACGGTGGCTCACGAGGAGCCGCGGGCGGTACGCGGGCGGCCACGTGACCGAGGGGCGTGCCCGCGCAGCACGGGGAGGGCGGGCACACAATCAAAGGGCGGGGCTCCGGAGTGAACGGCGCGGCCTGCAGACGACGACCGCGGCGGCGCGGCTGAGGGGGGCACGTGACTCCGCGGGGCGGAGCTGGCACTACGATGGCGGGCAGGCGGCTGGGAAAATGCAGCTCAGCCGCGGGGAGGGTGGTCCTTGCTGTAACTGAGGCCGCTGAGGTATTTAGACTTTCCAATGAATACTTTCCGGGTATGCCGGCGGCTCGGGGTCCCGGGCAGCTTTCCCACTCGGGCGCTCGGGATCAGCGCTCGCCCCGACGTCCGAGACCCAAACACGCCGCTCTTCTCTCGTAAGTGGTTCGTGTGGAAGCGCGGAGACACGCCCGCGAGCGGGGCGCGCACGGCAGGGACGCACGCGGCTCCGAGTCCGGCGGCCCCACAACGCGGGCCGGACGCGCTCCCGGCCCAGAGTGGTCCTGGGAGGGGCCGCTCCACGCGCTGTGTTCCCCTCCCCGCCCGGGGCAGAGACCAAGCAGGTACAGAAAAGAAACACACTGTTTATTGTTCATCTGAAATatcacatgcattttttttaaaaattaaagctctTTATTTAAACGTTTCGATAGCATCTTACCAATTTGGTGGCAGCGAAAAGAAGCTCTACCAatgacaaatattttgaaaagcatttacAAAAATACATTGCACAAAGTCCTAtctctcatctttaaaaataaattaatattcaaaatatttccacCCCATCTCCCAAATTTAGTTTTATATAGGAAATTTTGATCTATATATGTATCCTGTAATATATGAAACATCTGTATACGTTTTACCCAACTTAACTGCATAGGCATTAATTTCAATTCTaacaagagtgaaaaaaaatgctAGTTTATGTAGTTTTTGTATATCTGAGGACTGTTGTGCAATATACATAAAACTCTTCAGAAAACCAGTCAGCAccatcattttatctttttctgaaaatACAACATTTATGGTACACCAAAAGACTGTCTTAACCCAATaaaacttaaataatttttaaggtaAAACATCTGTAACACCTTAAGTGCCTTGCAGATATCTCATTTATAAAGTCTGCTCAGTAAAATAGTCTAAATATTAAATACTAATTATAACCAAAGCAAGTCTCACAGGAATTGAGAGAGAATGGCCAACAGCTATAATAAAAGGCAAATCCCAACCAGAGCCAGTACAAAGTGCTGCTGTAAGAAAACCTAATCACCAAATGTCCTGGTTTCATGAATTTGCCACACCGGACAATCTCCTTTAATACCCATC
The sequence above is a segment of the Orcinus orca chromosome 16, mOrcOrc1.1, whole genome shotgun sequence genome. Coding sequences within it:
- the GET4 gene encoding Golgi to ER traffic protein 4 homolog isoform X1; its protein translation is MAAAAMAEQESARNGARNRGGVQRVEGKLRASVEKGDYYEAHQMYRTLFFRYMAQSKHAEARELMCSGALLFFSHGQQNSAADLSMLVLESLEKAEVEVVEELLESLAKLFSLMDPNSPERVAFVSRALKWSSGGSGKLGHPRLHQLLARTLWKEQNYCESRYHFLHSSDGEGCANMLVEYSTARGFRSEVDMFVAQAVLQFLCLKNKSSASVVFTTYTRKHPSIESGPPFVQPLLNFLWFLLLAVDGGKLTVFTVLCEQYQPSLRRDPMYNEYLDRIGQLFFGVPPKQTSSYGGLLGNLLSSLMGSSEQEGEDSQDDSSPIELD
- the GET4 gene encoding Golgi to ER traffic protein 4 homolog isoform X2 translates to MAQSKHAEARELMCSGALLFFSHGQQNSAADLSMLVLESLEKAEVEVVEELLESLAKLFSLMDPNSPERVAFVSRALKWSSGGSGKLGHPRLHQLLARTLWKEQNYCESRYHFLHSSDGEGCANMLVEYSTARGFRSEVDMFVAQAVLQFLCLKNKSSASVVFTTYTRKHPSIESGPPFVQPLLNFLWFLLLAVDGGKLTVFTVLCEQYQPSLRRDPMYNERPPRPRLCLFQYLDRIGQLFFGVPPKQTSSYGGLLGNLLSSLMGSSEQEGEDSQDDSSPIELD